One part of the Ciona intestinalis chromosome 5, KH, whole genome shotgun sequence genome encodes these proteins:
- the LOC494405 gene encoding uncharacterized protein LOC494405 (The RefSeq protein has 6 substitutions compared to this genomic sequence): MLGSSIINDILDSLYDLRYFESGISDEASLKDAAKHGASSLTFTSTVAQLTNELRLIYNIEAKVSEVKCKEDADTFLSELNNFLVEYGSPFSNTLLQDEEDCFALLLFLVSELQAARIYYSKKEQNHNDELEKPNHLFEVFKLICITLRLSKPPPSITLTSFIQGISKKLNELVASQTHLSQPLVGDLTTEQWKVLELLNNELKLEYESRRAMLIKRLDVTISSFNWSNTAKTNMDRITAAYQALRHKLDAESPVSLAHLIAARQDLAQVCKTSFGETRHSCPINKIVIGKVPDRGGRTNEISAPPPEMPSWQKRQDGGGRGGRGGGGRGGGGRGGGSRGSGGHHQGSGQRQNNQSSDNQASSRGFSRNGQSRWGRGRGSRPGGNQFFTQQVNAGDGFSSAHTYTN; encoded by the exons ATGCTGGGTTCTTCCATAATCAATGATATATTGGACTCCTTATATGATTTGCG ATATTTTGAATCTGGAATATCAGATGAAGCAAGTTTGAAAGACGCAGCTAAACACGGAGCTTCATCGCTGACATTTACTTCCACAGTTGCACGACTTACAAATGAATTGCGACTCATTTACAACATCGAGGCAAACGTTTCTGAAGTCAAGT GTAAGGAAGATGCTGATACTTTCTTGTCAGAACTAAATAACTTCCTTGTTGAATACGGTTCACCATTTTCTAATACACTGTTACAAGATGAAGAAGACTGCTTTGCGTTGTTGC TGTTTTTAGTATCTGAACTCCAAGCTGCAAGAATCTATTACTccaaaaaagaacaaaatcaCAATGATGAACTC GAGAAACCAAATCATTTGTTCGAGGTGTTCAAATTAATCTGCATCACACTAAGACTTTCAAAACCTCCACCTTCTATAACATTGACAAGTTTTATTCAAGGTATCTctaaaaag CTAAATGAGTTAGTTGCCTCTCAAACTCACTTAAGCCAACCATTGGTGGGTGATCTAACAACAGAGCAATGGAAAGTATTggaattattaaacaatgaattGAAGTTGGAATATGAATCTCGACGTGCAATGCTAATAAAAAGATTAGATGTTACTATCTCATCATTTAATTGGTCAAATACTGCTAAG ACAAACATGGATCGTATAACTGCTGCGTATCAAGCACTGCGACATAAATTAGACGCAGAAAGCCCAGTTTCACTTGCTCATCTTATCGCTGCAAGACAAG atttgGCTCAAGTTTGCAAAACTTCATTTGGTGAAACAAGACACTCTTGCCCcattaataaaattgttattggAAAG GTGCCTGACAGAGGTGGACGTACAAATGAAATATCAGCTCCACCACCAGAAATGCCATCCTGGCAGAAGAGACAGGACGGTG GTGGTCGTGGGGGTCGAGGTGGTGGGGGTCGAGGGGGTGGGGGTCGAGGGGGTGGGAGTCGTGGGAGTGGCGGCCACCATCAAGGTTCGAGGCAAAGACAAAACAACCAATCTTCTGACAACCAAGCTTCTTCTAGAGGTTTTTCAGGAAATG GTCAAAGTAG
- the LOC494405 gene encoding uncharacterized protein LOC494405 isoform X1, which translates to MLGSSIINDILDSLYDLRYFESGISDEASLKDAAKHGASSLTFTSTVARLTNELRLIYNIEANVSEVKCKEDADTFLSELNNFLVEYGSPFSNTLLQDEEDCFALLLFLVSELQAARIYYSKKEQNHNDELEKPNHLFEVFKLICITLRLSKPPPSITLTSFIQGISKKLNELVASQTHLSQPLVGDLTTEQWKVLELLNNELKLEYESRRAMLIKRLDVTISSFNWSNTAKTNMDRITAAYQALRHKLDAESPVSLAHLIAARQDLAQVCKTSFGETRHSCPINKIVIGKVPDRGGRTNEISAPPPEMPSWQKRQDGGGRGGRGGGGRGGGGRGGGSRGSGGHHQGSRQRQNNQSSDNQASSRGQSRWGRGRGNRPGGNQFFNQQVNAGDGFSSAHTYTN; encoded by the exons ATGCTGGGTTCTTCCATAATCAATGATATATTGGACTCCTTATATGATTTGCG ATATTTTGAATCTGGAATATCAGATGAAGCAAGTTTGAAAGACGCAGCTAAACACGGAGCTTCATCGCTGACATTTACTTCCACAGTTGCACGACTTACAAATGAATTGCGACTCATTTACAACATCGAGGCAAACGTTTCTGAAGTCAAGT GTAAGGAAGATGCTGATACTTTCTTGTCAGAACTAAATAACTTCCTTGTTGAATACGGTTCACCATTTTCTAATACACTGTTACAAGATGAAGAAGACTGCTTTGCGTTGTTGC TGTTTTTAGTATCTGAACTCCAAGCTGCAAGAATCTATTACTccaaaaaagaacaaaatcaCAATGATGAACTC GAGAAACCAAATCATTTGTTCGAGGTGTTCAAATTAATCTGCATCACACTAAGACTTTCAAAACCTCCACCTTCTATAACATTGACAAGTTTTATTCAAGGTATCTctaaaaag CTAAATGAGTTAGTTGCCTCTCAAACTCACTTAAGCCAACCATTGGTGGGTGATCTAACAACAGAGCAATGGAAAGTATTggaattattaaacaatgaattGAAGTTGGAATATGAATCTCGACGTGCAATGCTAATAAAAAGATTAGATGTTACTATCTCATCATTTAATTGGTCAAATACTGCTAAG ACAAACATGGATCGTATAACTGCTGCGTATCAAGCACTGCGACATAAATTAGACGCAGAAAGCCCAGTTTCACTTGCTCATCTTATCGCTGCAAGACAAG atttgGCTCAAGTTTGCAAAACTTCATTTGGTGAAACAAGACACTCTTGCCCcattaataaaattgttattggAAAG GTGCCTGACAGAGGTGGACGTACAAATGAAATATCAGCTCCACCACCAGAAATGCCATCCTGGCAGAAGAGACAGGACGGTG GTGGTCGTGGGGGTCGAGGTGGTGGGGGTCGAGGGGGTGGGGGTCGAGGGGGTGGGAGTCGTGGGAGTGGCGGCCACCATCAAGGTTCGAGGCAAAGACAAAACAACCAATCTTCTGACAACCAAGCTTCTTCTAGAG GTCAAAGTAG